In a single window of the Olivibacter sp. SDN3 genome:
- a CDS encoding RNA polymerase sigma factor: protein MSADYNQYKDNELLMQLVAGKQQALEALYNRYWDRLFVVAANLLGSPEEAEECVQNVFIGLWKRRENLQLTHSLHTYLAVAVKYQALSVLSRNQRRKERPSQIGFDDDPIDAVSPEADFIAKELRTRIEQSINRLPPQCQLVFRMSREQDKSVKEIAESLGLSENTVKMHLKNANKKLRSDLLFYIFFLSHTPFL from the coding sequence GTGAGTGCCGATTATAACCAATATAAAGATAACGAGCTTTTAATGCAACTAGTGGCTGGTAAACAACAGGCACTGGAAGCACTCTATAATCGATATTGGGATAGGCTGTTCGTTGTAGCGGCGAACTTGCTGGGTAGTCCGGAGGAAGCTGAAGAATGCGTTCAGAATGTTTTTATCGGTTTATGGAAACGACGGGAGAATTTACAATTGACGCACTCACTCCATACGTATCTTGCCGTGGCCGTAAAATACCAGGCATTAAGCGTGCTATCTCGTAATCAGCGGCGTAAAGAACGCCCCTCACAAATAGGTTTTGATGACGACCCCATAGATGCCGTTTCTCCTGAAGCCGATTTTATTGCCAAAGAACTTCGCACGCGGATCGAACAGAGCATCAACCGGTTGCCTCCCCAATGCCAACTGGTATTCCGAATGAGCCGTGAGCAGGACAAAAGTGTTAAAGAGATTGCTGAATCGCTGGGACTTTCGGAGAACACAGTTAAGATGCACCTGAAGAACGCAAATAAAAAACTCCGCAGCGACCTGCTCTTTTATATTTTTTTTCTTTCTCATACACCCTTTCTTTAA
- a CDS encoding FecR family protein produces MALLRKELEVLAAKMMDGSISPVEQHRLNEWLDEQMVKDSYELETSFATDAEDLRRRMLVRILEVAQPVKAGKGLKSPFVWWSSAAAAVIILVLGGIWFFDGRLQTENDQIKSVHADDIAPGGNSAVLTMADGSKVELSRKQNGIVIAGDVRYADGSAVLASRVENQESKDQTNSTEAVAWELMSITTPKGGTYQITLPDGSEVWLNAASTLKYPSRFSGSERVVELIGEAYFSIRESVKKGIGEKDKNSTKIPFKVMSAGQTVEVLGTEFNITAYPDETAIITTLIKGSVQLCGDAAGTKVSLIPNEQGVFFNGNITKEKVDVSTAIAWKEGFFAFDGLPPETAFAQLGRWYDMDVSYQGNIPQVGFFGIIERSKPLGTILKVLEKSGVKFKVMQEHGRNQLVVISE; encoded by the coding sequence ATGGCCTTGTTAAGGAAAGAACTCGAAGTATTAGCAGCTAAAATGATGGACGGCTCCATCTCACCCGTGGAGCAACACCGGCTTAACGAGTGGTTGGATGAGCAAATGGTGAAGGACAGCTACGAGCTGGAAACATCGTTTGCTACAGATGCGGAGGATTTGAGAAGGCGTATGCTGGTGCGTATATTGGAAGTTGCGCAACCGGTAAAAGCTGGAAAAGGCCTGAAAAGCCCGTTCGTATGGTGGTCTTCAGCGGCAGCGGCTGTCATAATCTTAGTGCTGGGGGGAATTTGGTTTTTTGATGGCAGGTTGCAGACCGAAAACGATCAAATTAAAAGTGTGCATGCTGATGATATTGCGCCGGGAGGAAATAGTGCCGTGCTCACGATGGCTGATGGTAGTAAGGTTGAACTGAGTAGGAAGCAAAACGGTATAGTGATAGCGGGTGACGTTAGGTACGCTGACGGAAGCGCTGTATTAGCATCAAGGGTCGAAAATCAGGAATCAAAAGATCAAACAAACAGTACAGAGGCCGTCGCGTGGGAGCTTATGTCTATAACCACTCCCAAAGGCGGCACCTACCAAATCACCCTCCCTGATGGCTCCGAGGTATGGCTGAACGCAGCATCAACTCTGAAATACCCCAGCAGATTTTCCGGCAGCGAAAGGGTCGTGGAGCTCATCGGTGAAGCTTATTTTTCAATTCGTGAATCAGTGAAGAAGGGAATTGGTGAAAAAGACAAAAATTCTACAAAAATACCATTTAAGGTTATGAGCGCGGGCCAAACCGTTGAAGTTCTTGGCACGGAATTCAATATTACTGCTTACCCTGATGAAACGGCGATTATCACCACGCTTATTAAGGGATCAGTTCAATTGTGCGGGGATGCCGCTGGCACGAAAGTGTCACTCATACCTAATGAGCAAGGGGTATTCTTTAACGGCAACATCACCAAAGAAAAAGTTGATGTCAGTACGGCTATAGCTTGGAAAGAAGGCTTTTTTGCTTTTGATGGATTGCCGCCCGAAACTGCTTTTGCTCAATTGGGGCGCTGGTACGATATGGATGTTTCGTATCAGGGGAACATACCTCAGGTCGGCTTTTTTGGAATAATAGAGCGAAGTAAACCGTTAGGAACCATATTAAAGGTATTGGAAAAGAGTGGCGTCAAGTTTAAAGTGATGCAGGAACATGGCCGAAACCAACTAGTTGTGATCAGCGAATAA
- a CDS encoding glycoside hydrolase family 105 protein has product MSKKLFLSLLTACALQFSFAQQNSLKSFPKGSTPKEIGKKLAYHFIGSRHELYAGKWMHYASVCAWNGALDYALKTNDKELIKLLQDKFEPFFTYEKSLLPPMNHVDYNMFGSLALKLYQITKDERYRELGLAYADTQWEVPADAKAEEKAWAEKGFSWQTRLWIDDMYMITVVQGEAYKVTGDKKYLDRAAKEMVMYLDELQRPNGLFYHAPDVPYYWARGDGWMAVGMPDLLRMMPEDHEDRPRIMEGYLKMMESLKNHQQPSGMWNQLIDEPTFWAETSGTAMFAYAFVVGLQEGWLDAAEYAEPARKAWLAMIPYIDQRNNVTEVCIGTGKKNDKQYYYDRPRNPGDLHAQAPYLWCAAALLAE; this is encoded by the coding sequence ATGTCTAAAAAATTATTCCTATCGCTATTAACAGCCTGCGCTTTGCAATTTTCGTTTGCGCAGCAAAATTCCCTAAAAAGTTTTCCCAAAGGATCAACCCCTAAAGAGATCGGCAAAAAACTAGCCTATCATTTTATAGGCAGCAGGCATGAACTTTACGCCGGGAAATGGATGCACTATGCAAGCGTATGTGCTTGGAACGGCGCCCTCGACTACGCACTAAAAACGAATGACAAGGAGCTCATTAAGCTGCTACAGGACAAATTTGAGCCTTTTTTCACCTATGAAAAATCGCTGTTGCCACCCATGAACCATGTAGACTACAACATGTTCGGAAGCCTAGCACTGAAACTCTACCAGATAACAAAAGACGAACGCTATCGGGAACTGGGTTTAGCTTACGCTGACACACAATGGGAAGTGCCCGCTGACGCGAAAGCGGAAGAAAAAGCTTGGGCAGAAAAGGGATTTTCCTGGCAGACACGGTTATGGATTGATGACATGTATATGATTACTGTGGTCCAGGGCGAAGCCTATAAAGTGACCGGCGACAAAAAATACCTTGATCGTGCAGCCAAGGAAATGGTTATGTACCTGGATGAGCTACAACGCCCCAACGGACTGTTTTATCACGCACCTGACGTACCATACTATTGGGCACGTGGCGACGGCTGGATGGCTGTAGGCATGCCCGACCTGTTGCGGATGATGCCTGAAGACCACGAAGATCGCCCGCGCATTATGGAAGGTTATCTGAAGATGATGGAAAGCCTCAAAAACCATCAGCAACCAAGTGGGATGTGGAATCAATTAATTGATGAACCGACCTTTTGGGCGGAAACATCCGGAACGGCCATGTTTGCCTATGCTTTTGTTGTTGGCCTACAGGAAGGATGGTTGGACGCCGCGGAATATGCTGAGCCCGCACGCAAGGCTTGGCTGGCGATGATCCCGTATATTGATCAACGTAACAACGTAACTGAGGTTTGTATCGGCACCGGCAAAAAGAACGACAAACAGTATTATTATGATCGCCCGCGCAATCCGGGAGACCTTCACGCACAGGCGCCATATCTTTGGTGTGCGGCAGCACTTTTGGCAGAATAA
- a CDS encoding SRPBCC domain-containing protein: MERIEQINYIKAPIDTVYKALTSEEGLGRVWTRKLKVKPEIGFINEFDFDEGYITKMKIIELQENSKIVWECIASDQEWFGTGVSFELSEKNNITIIVLRHFNWKELTDYYRYCNYNWAMFLYSLKTYCENKTGLPYQDREF, translated from the coding sequence ATGGAACGTATAGAACAAATTAACTACATCAAAGCACCCATCGATACTGTATATAAAGCGCTTACATCGGAAGAAGGCTTAGGACGAGTTTGGACAAGAAAACTAAAGGTAAAGCCCGAAATAGGTTTTATTAATGAGTTTGATTTTGATGAAGGGTATATCACAAAAATGAAAATCATCGAATTGCAAGAGAATAGTAAAATTGTTTGGGAGTGTATAGCATCTGACCAAGAATGGTTTGGAACAGGCGTTTCTTTTGAGCTTTCAGAAAAAAATAATATTACAATCATTGTGCTCAGGCACTTTAATTGGAAAGAATTGACTGACTATTATCGATATTGTAACTACAATTGGGCAATGTTCCTATATAGTTTAAAGACATATTGCGAAAATAAAACAGGTCTTCCCTATCAGGACCGAGAATTTTAA
- a CDS encoding SusC/RagA family TonB-linked outer membrane protein — MKLAIFLSLVLSFHAFAEINAQKITLNVKNRSLREVMREIQKQQGYSFFFRGESIASIRVSASLKQAELNEAMNLLLANRNLNWYMEDGTIVIATKQPEKKPPTAIRQDRAVDGKITDEFGEAIEGVTITAKGTSTVVMSDTTGNYRITVPSEASILVYKILGYQTIELAIEDRQVVNVTLQPSMSDLDEVVVVGYGTMRKGDLTGSIIQIRPDKIANENPRTVQDILRGTPGLNVGFSPSAKGGGSLQIRGQRSVYTDGNHNNPLIILDGMFFYGELSEINPDDIEQIDVLKDASAAAVYGSRAANGVIIISTKRGKPGKPVVNFTANWGATGPSDFRKRWDTDAYLQHRQDWLTKNTYGVNPQTGAYEAYQTGVFADQPGFFMRPDQLPSTVSLDSWRAYSTNDADEHDLSIWVRRLGFTGNALQNFMDGKVVDWTDQTFRTGLDQDYNASVSGASDRTNYYFSMGYLRNEGAVVSDNYRAIRANMKINTNVTDWFELGANVNFQDRSDGNVEIDIDQTMRNSPFADYADEMGNPVQFPLSAEFSQRGYNYDFQRQYLELDRGYTVFNTILQAKIKLPFNITYSFNASPRYQFFYDRYFMSADLPGSDPKTRGANREQAKRFDWSLNNTITWDYTFAEKHRFNVTLVQEAEQLRYWQERIEARNILPSDALGFHGVGFGNKEESDYSSNDTHETADALMARLFYNYDDRYMLTGTIRRDGYSAFGSTDPYGIFPSLGAAWTFTNEDFFKWDPIMSSGKLRVSYGRNGNRSLGSPYLALANLSRGGEGMQGYIDASGQLLQYRYLMMNRLANPHLEWEKTAAWNFGLDFGFLNERISGTLEYYHMSTHDMIMGQRLPGFSGFSSITTNLGQVDNSGVELALNTLNIDKENFRWSTTLGFSYNKNRIKHLYHDYEDVVDANGNVTGRRERDDITNGWFIGQSINTIWNYRVTGIWQSHEIEEAAKYGQQPGDPKVANNYTGDDIVNADGSVTYVYNDRDKEFLGETVAPYHWSLRNEFVLWKDLTFSFQIYSFMGHKSLSDNYLNNDDAGGRMQYALANLPAKEYWTPDNPTNEFGRIEASGPVGAAGAQKLYNRSFIRLDNIAVGYTLPQQWTSRYNLNRVKVFGAVRNTATWAQEWIYGDPETGSWASRTFTLGLNLTF; from the coding sequence ATGAAGCTGGCGATTTTTTTGTCTCTTGTACTTAGCTTCCACGCGTTTGCCGAGATTAATGCTCAAAAAATTACGCTCAATGTAAAAAACCGCTCTCTACGGGAAGTCATGCGGGAAATCCAAAAACAACAAGGGTATTCATTTTTCTTCCGGGGAGAAAGTATAGCTTCTATACGTGTCAGTGCTAGCCTCAAGCAGGCAGAATTGAATGAAGCAATGAATCTACTGTTGGCCAACCGGAATCTGAATTGGTACATGGAAGACGGTACCATCGTCATCGCGACGAAACAGCCCGAAAAAAAGCCACCTACTGCCATAAGGCAGGATCGGGCAGTAGATGGAAAAATCACCGATGAGTTTGGCGAAGCCATAGAAGGGGTTACCATAACGGCAAAGGGCACGTCCACAGTGGTTATGTCAGACACGACGGGTAACTACCGGATTACCGTACCCAGTGAAGCAAGCATACTAGTTTACAAAATACTAGGGTATCAAACTATCGAACTCGCCATTGAAGATAGACAAGTCGTTAACGTGACGTTGCAGCCCTCGATGAGCGACTTGGATGAAGTCGTGGTTGTCGGTTATGGTACGATGCGAAAAGGAGATCTGACGGGTTCTATCATCCAAATCCGTCCTGACAAGATTGCAAACGAAAACCCAAGAACGGTACAGGACATCTTGCGGGGTACACCGGGTTTGAATGTCGGCTTTAGTCCGTCGGCTAAGGGAGGCGGATCTTTGCAGATACGCGGTCAGCGGTCTGTATATACAGATGGCAACCATAACAATCCCCTGATAATACTCGATGGTATGTTCTTTTATGGGGAACTATCCGAAATCAATCCCGACGACATCGAGCAGATCGATGTCTTGAAAGATGCTTCTGCTGCAGCCGTTTACGGATCAAGAGCGGCCAACGGAGTTATCATCATCTCTACCAAACGGGGTAAACCCGGTAAGCCGGTGGTCAATTTCACGGCTAATTGGGGTGCTACCGGTCCGAGTGATTTTCGCAAAAGGTGGGATACAGACGCTTACCTGCAACACCGGCAGGACTGGTTAACGAAAAACACCTATGGTGTCAATCCGCAAACCGGCGCATACGAGGCTTACCAGACCGGCGTGTTTGCCGATCAACCGGGCTTCTTCATGCGCCCAGACCAATTACCATCCACGGTTTCGCTTGATAGCTGGCGCGCTTATAGCACCAATGATGCGGACGAACATGACTTAAGCATTTGGGTAAGGAGATTGGGTTTCACGGGTAACGCCCTGCAAAATTTCATGGACGGTAAGGTTGTTGACTGGACGGACCAGACCTTCAGAACAGGCCTAGACCAAGACTATAACGCCAGTGTCAGCGGGGCAAGTGACCGTACCAATTACTATTTTTCCATGGGTTACCTGAGAAATGAAGGTGCGGTTGTGAGTGATAATTACCGGGCGATACGCGCTAATATGAAGATAAATACTAATGTAACCGACTGGTTCGAATTAGGGGCAAATGTAAATTTCCAAGACCGTTCTGACGGTAATGTAGAGATTGATATTGACCAGACTATGCGCAACAGCCCTTTCGCTGACTATGCCGATGAGATGGGCAATCCCGTACAGTTTCCATTGAGCGCTGAATTTAGCCAGCGTGGTTACAACTACGACTTTCAACGGCAATACTTAGAGTTGGACAGGGGTTACACCGTATTCAACACGATCTTACAGGCGAAAATAAAGTTACCGTTTAATATTACCTATTCCTTCAATGCCTCGCCCCGCTATCAATTTTTCTATGATCGCTATTTCATGTCCGCAGATTTACCGGGGTCCGACCCGAAGACCCGCGGTGCCAACCGGGAACAAGCCAAACGTTTTGACTGGTCGCTGAACAATACCATTACCTGGGATTATACCTTTGCAGAGAAGCATCGTTTTAACGTCACGCTTGTGCAAGAGGCGGAGCAACTGCGTTATTGGCAGGAACGTATCGAGGCACGGAATATTCTGCCTTCGGATGCCCTGGGATTCCATGGTGTAGGCTTTGGTAACAAGGAAGAAAGTGACTACTCCAGCAATGATACGCATGAAACAGCCGATGCGCTGATGGCACGTTTGTTCTATAATTATGATGACCGTTATATGCTGACAGGAACCATTAGGAGGGACGGTTATTCAGCCTTCGGTTCAACCGATCCCTATGGCATATTTCCTTCCCTGGGAGCGGCCTGGACCTTTACCAACGAGGATTTCTTTAAATGGGATCCGATCATGAGTTCCGGTAAACTACGCGTTTCATATGGTAGAAATGGGAATAGGTCATTGGGTTCTCCATATTTGGCGCTTGCCAACCTTTCGCGAGGGGGTGAAGGGATGCAAGGATATATTGACGCCTCAGGACAGTTGCTACAATACCGTTACCTGATGATGAACCGTTTGGCCAACCCCCATCTGGAATGGGAAAAAACTGCGGCATGGAACTTCGGATTGGATTTTGGCTTTCTCAACGAACGTATATCCGGAACACTCGAATATTATCATATGAGCACCCACGATATGATTATGGGGCAACGATTACCGGGTTTCTCAGGGTTCAGCTCCATAACTACGAATTTGGGACAGGTGGATAATAGCGGCGTGGAGCTCGCACTGAATACCCTAAATATTGATAAGGAAAATTTCCGTTGGTCGACCACCCTAGGATTTTCATACAATAAGAACCGGATCAAACACCTGTACCATGACTACGAAGATGTGGTGGATGCAAACGGCAATGTAACCGGCCGGAGAGAACGAGACGATATTACGAACGGCTGGTTTATAGGTCAATCCATCAATACGATTTGGAACTATCGGGTTACCGGAATTTGGCAGAGCCATGAAATTGAAGAAGCTGCAAAATATGGACAGCAGCCGGGTGATCCCAAAGTAGCCAATAACTATACCGGAGATGATATAGTGAATGCAGATGGCTCGGTCACATATGTCTATAATGATCGGGATAAAGAATTTTTGGGCGAAACTGTGGCCCCCTATCACTGGTCTTTGCGCAACGAGTTCGTCTTATGGAAAGACCTGACCTTCTCCTTTCAAATCTATTCCTTTATGGGACATAAAAGTTTATCCGACAATTATTTAAACAACGACGATGCGGGGGGACGTATGCAGTACGCGCTAGCTAATCTACCTGCCAAGGAATACTGGACCCCCGATAATCCGACCAACGAATTCGGTCGGATCGAAGCTTCTGGACCTGTAGGCGCTGCTGGCGCACAAAAGTTATATAACCGTTCCTTCATCCGTCTGGACAACATTGCTGTCGGATATACCCTACCGCAGCAATGGACCTCCAGATACAATTTAAACCGGGTCAAAGTGTTCGGCGCCGTACGTAATACGGCAACGTGGGCACAGGAATGGATATACGGTGACCCAGAAACGGGATCATGGGCCTCACGTACATTTACCTTAGGATTGAACTTAACTTTTTAG
- a CDS encoding RagB/SusD family nutrient uptake outer membrane protein: protein MKKITKQLHRILMALLLGSVLAGSSCSRDFLNPDPLSFYEPNTTFNTRSGLEAALAICDRHLKLYWMTDHDAMLALGTEYMFSELMVSAGTDKRNMFADIANLLTPTSDDGPTHHDVQRTNSLWFFWDETYKGIRNANTIIHYVDNVQELDEATKNMFKGRAYFHRAFRYLALVFQYGDVPLVTKLLEVPKQNYRTTERDAILQMITRDMELAVEWVPDQREFGLIGMVNKGACRMLLAKCYLAIGEYAKAKEQTDILIDQSGYALMESPFGTFNGGGEPQTWPITRNVIWDLHRAENKLIPANRELIMGMPNRGSDAESFIQMLTMRVLYPFVFDNRVQARDGRQALLNIRRNTAEYDPQYDYMRAMGRGIANFRPTRFHMTGLWQVNGVMDDTDLRHSSETGNWVRMEDYRVNNEASTAFGEPLTLFNPDNGALLCSDTIRRWFDVPHYKLYLDDPVAERNIVGSDGYRGATNGGNADWYLYRLAEAYLLRAEAKFYLNPGDGTITDDLNAVRQRAQCTQLYTGAVTIGDIMNERARELYWEEWRNVELKRVSLCLARSGMPDEWGNTYSLETFDKQSGTDPQGGSYWYQRIVHYSMYNKGPIQVNAPGNSNPNYTIDKKNMYWPIPNSAITANINGQLSQNYGYDGYNPTTPKWDNWEDAVADEDSAE from the coding sequence ATGAAGAAGATAACAAAACAATTACATCGTATACTAATGGCTCTACTTCTAGGTAGTGTTTTAGCGGGTAGCAGTTGTTCGCGGGATTTTTTGAATCCGGATCCCTTATCGTTCTACGAACCCAATACAACATTTAACACCAGATCTGGCCTTGAGGCTGCACTCGCCATTTGTGACCGCCACCTTAAATTGTACTGGATGACGGATCACGATGCCATGCTGGCGCTTGGTACAGAGTATATGTTTTCCGAACTGATGGTATCAGCCGGTACTGACAAGCGAAATATGTTTGCCGACATAGCCAATTTGCTTACACCCACAAGTGACGATGGGCCGACACATCATGATGTGCAAAGAACGAATAGTCTATGGTTTTTTTGGGACGAAACCTATAAAGGAATTAGAAATGCAAATACCATTATCCATTATGTAGATAATGTACAGGAGTTGGACGAAGCCACGAAAAATATGTTTAAAGGTAGAGCTTATTTTCATCGTGCTTTCCGCTACTTGGCCTTGGTATTTCAGTACGGTGATGTTCCTCTTGTGACCAAATTATTGGAAGTACCTAAGCAAAATTACCGCACTACCGAGCGTGATGCCATTTTACAGATGATAACGCGCGATATGGAACTTGCCGTTGAATGGGTGCCGGATCAACGTGAATTCGGTCTCATAGGTATGGTTAATAAAGGCGCTTGCCGAATGTTGCTGGCGAAATGTTATTTGGCGATTGGAGAGTATGCCAAAGCCAAGGAGCAAACCGATATCCTGATCGACCAATCAGGATACGCGCTTATGGAAAGTCCATTCGGCACATTTAATGGTGGTGGTGAGCCACAGACCTGGCCCATTACAAGAAACGTAATCTGGGATTTACACCGCGCCGAAAACAAACTCATTCCGGCAAACCGAGAACTCATTATGGGTATGCCCAATAGGGGTTCGGATGCCGAATCGTTTATACAAATGCTGACTATGCGTGTTTTGTATCCCTTTGTGTTTGACAATAGGGTTCAAGCCCGGGATGGACGGCAAGCTTTGCTTAACATTCGACGTAATACCGCCGAATATGATCCACAATACGATTACATGCGGGCAATGGGACGTGGCATCGCAAATTTTCGTCCAACACGCTTCCATATGACCGGTCTTTGGCAGGTAAATGGTGTCATGGATGATACAGATCTACGCCATAGCTCAGAAACAGGTAATTGGGTGCGTATGGAGGACTACCGCGTAAATAATGAGGCTTCGACTGCATTCGGCGAGCCACTCACACTTTTTAATCCCGACAACGGTGCGCTATTGTGTAGCGATACCATTCGCCGTTGGTTTGATGTGCCACATTACAAACTTTACCTGGATGACCCTGTAGCTGAGAGGAATATTGTGGGTTCGGATGGCTATCGAGGTGCTACGAACGGTGGAAATGCCGATTGGTACCTCTATCGGTTGGCTGAAGCCTATCTCCTGCGGGCTGAAGCTAAATTCTACCTGAACCCTGGCGATGGCACCATCACCGATGATCTGAATGCCGTGCGGCAGCGGGCACAATGCACACAATTATATACAGGCGCGGTTACGATAGGAGACATCATGAATGAGCGTGCCCGCGAGCTGTACTGGGAAGAATGGCGCAACGTGGAATTAAAACGTGTATCACTTTGCTTGGCCCGTAGTGGTATGCCCGATGAGTGGGGGAATACCTACAGCCTGGAAACCTTCGATAAGCAGAGCGGTACGGATCCGCAGGGCGGTAGCTACTGGTACCAGCGTATCGTACATTACAGCATGTATAATAAAGGTCCGATCCAGGTGAATGCACCCGGGAATAGCAACCCAAATTATACCATAGATAAAAAAAACATGTACTGGCCCATTCCTAATTCAGCGATCACGGCCAACATAAATGGACAGCTGAGCCAAAATTACGGTTACGACGGGTACAATCCCACAACACCGAAATGGGACAACTGGGAAGATGCGGTAGCCGACGAGGACAGCGCGGAATAG
- a CDS encoding sulfatase → MNNKKNTTMHPFIILLVALQLCTASYAFGQAANNNRKPNILLIIADDLSKTLPLYGDSTITTPGMDAVAKDGVVFERAYCTASSCTPSRASILTGKYPHQLAEGGNLHGFLPPEHENYTRILAENGYRVGLQGKGWGPGNYSAGGYTDNPAGKSYQNFETFMEDQPADVPFCFWIGSHDPHRPYSPELRERLGINSLKVKVPAWLPDDRLVHSDFLDYYAESKRFDQTVEKAIALLKEKGIYEQTLIVITSDNGMPFPRVKANAYDMSTNIPLIIGWGGNFMKGNRLEELVSLVDLAPTFLSAAGLEVPKSMVGQSLLDLLKTGESTQQRAAVFSERERHAYVRAGNLGYPMRAIRTDRFLYINNLRPDRWPAGDPENTESNRFFGDIDDGPTKQLLLKNENDPTYEKFRLWSLDKRPAEELYDLEKDPDQLKNLAKDPSYDKIRRELAERLMEWRKSTKDTVTETSEPFDNYPFYGEIPNRL, encoded by the coding sequence ATGAACAATAAAAAAAACACCACCATGCATCCATTTATCATACTTTTGGTCGCGCTCCAATTATGCACCGCCTCATACGCTTTCGGGCAGGCCGCCAACAATAACAGAAAGCCAAACATCTTACTGATCATTGCGGACGATCTTTCCAAGACATTACCCCTTTATGGTGACAGCACGATCACTACTCCCGGTATGGATGCTGTGGCCAAAGACGGCGTAGTATTTGAACGCGCATACTGTACGGCATCTTCCTGTACCCCCTCAAGGGCAAGCATCCTGACCGGAAAGTATCCCCACCAACTGGCCGAGGGCGGCAACTTGCATGGATTCTTGCCTCCAGAGCACGAAAACTACACCCGGATACTGGCCGAGAACGGGTATCGGGTGGGCTTGCAGGGGAAAGGTTGGGGGCCGGGAAATTATTCGGCAGGAGGCTACACGGACAATCCAGCTGGCAAATCGTATCAGAACTTCGAAACTTTCATGGAAGATCAGCCTGCAGATGTCCCTTTCTGTTTCTGGATAGGCAGCCACGATCCGCATAGGCCCTACAGCCCGGAACTTCGGGAGCGTCTAGGTATTAATTCGCTGAAAGTAAAGGTACCGGCCTGGTTACCAGACGATCGTTTGGTGCATAGCGATTTCCTTGACTATTACGCGGAATCGAAACGTTTTGACCAAACGGTAGAAAAGGCGATTGCTCTGCTCAAGGAAAAAGGAATTTATGAGCAAACATTGATTGTGATCACAAGTGATAATGGCATGCCTTTTCCAAGGGTTAAAGCGAATGCCTATGACATGAGCACCAATATTCCGCTTATAATAGGTTGGGGTGGAAATTTTATGAAGGGAAATCGGCTCGAAGAACTGGTAAGCCTAGTGGATCTTGCCCCAACTTTTCTCTCGGCCGCAGGGTTGGAAGTGCCCAAATCTATGGTCGGACAGTCGCTATTGGATTTGCTGAAAACGGGTGAAAGTACGCAACAACGTGCGGCGGTTTTTAGCGAACGGGAAAGGCATGCTTATGTTCGAGCGGGAAATCTGGGCTATCCGATGCGGGCAATCAGGACAGATCGCTTCCTGTATATCAATAACCTACGCCCGGATCGTTGGCCGGCAGGTGATCCGGAGAACACGGAGTCGAATAGATTCTTTGGGGATATTGACGATGGCCCGACCAAACAACTTTTGCTGAAAAATGAAAACGATCCAACCTATGAAAAGTTCCGGTTATGGAGTTTGGATAAACGGCCTGCTGAAGAACTATATGATTTGGAAAAGGATCCCGATCAGTTAAAAAATTTGGCGAAAGACCCAAGCTACGATAAGATTCGGCGTGAATTGGCAGAGCGTCTGATGGAGTGGAGAAAGAGTACAAAAGATACTGTAACAGAAACCTCGGAACCTTTTGACAACTATCCTTTCTATGGAGAGATACCTAATAGATTGTAA